A section of the Caldanaerobius fijiensis DSM 17918 genome encodes:
- a CDS encoding glycoside hydrolase family 5 protein, with amino-acid sequence MRKMQGYRAGVNLGGWISQYGKHSYEHFDSFIREQDIKQIASWGMDHVRLPIDYPVLEDDDTPFKYKEDGFKYVDNCIEWCKKYGLNVILDLHRAPGFSFSTLEENRLFDDVFLQERFIKLWQYFAKRYIAEKGNVAFELLNEVVEPTSDRWNALAHRAVEAIREIDQDRIVIVGGNSYNSIFTLKEIQLFDDPNVVYTFHYYEPLLFTHQKASWVNICAEFNQGQEYPGRFVGLKEFLRKRPEYKGWESQLEVINDRKLMEKNLKVAEEFINSTGKELYCGEYGVISDAPLQSRINWHRDFVELTKKLNIGRACWSYKQMNFGLVDADGYVISDELVEIVSQK; translated from the coding sequence ATGAGGAAGATGCAAGGCTATAGGGCAGGTGTAAACCTGGGTGGATGGATATCCCAATACGGCAAGCACAGCTATGAGCACTTTGATAGTTTTATACGGGAGCAAGATATAAAACAGATAGCATCTTGGGGCATGGACCATGTGAGGCTTCCAATAGATTATCCTGTTTTAGAAGATGATGATACTCCTTTTAAATATAAGGAAGATGGTTTTAAGTATGTGGATAACTGCATTGAGTGGTGTAAAAAGTATGGTCTTAACGTCATACTGGATCTTCACAGAGCGCCTGGCTTTAGTTTCAGCACATTAGAGGAGAATCGCTTGTTTGATGATGTGTTTTTGCAGGAGAGATTTATAAAGCTGTGGCAGTACTTTGCGAAAAGGTACATAGCCGAAAAAGGCAATGTGGCTTTTGAATTATTAAATGAGGTGGTAGAGCCCACAAGTGATAGGTGGAACGCCCTGGCTCATAGGGCAGTGGAAGCTATAAGGGAAATAGATCAAGACAGGATAGTCATAGTCGGAGGGAATTCATATAATTCCATATTTACTCTTAAAGAGATACAGCTTTTTGATGATCCTAATGTAGTGTATACGTTCCATTACTATGAACCCCTGCTGTTTACTCATCAGAAGGCATCATGGGTGAATATATGTGCAGAATTTAACCAGGGTCAAGAGTACCCCGGAAGATTTGTAGGCTTAAAAGAATTTTTAAGAAAGAGGCCTGAATATAAAGGGTGGGAGAGCCAGCTAGAGGTGATCAATGACAGAAAACTGATGGAAAAAAATCTTAAGGTGGCTGAGGAGTTTATAAATTCTACCGGTAAGGAGCTTTACTGCGGAGAATACGGAGTTATAAGCGACGCACCACTTCAGAGCAGGATAAACTGGCATAGAGACTTTGTAGAGCTGACTAAGAAACTAAATATCGGCAGAGCATGCTGGTCATACAAGCAGATGAACTTTGGACTGGTGGATGCCGATGGCTATGTTATAAGCGATGAATTGGTCGAAATTGTCAGTCAGAAATAA